In Molothrus ater isolate BHLD 08-10-18 breed brown headed cowbird chromosome 7, BPBGC_Mater_1.1, whole genome shotgun sequence, one genomic interval encodes:
- the LOC118688992 gene encoding interferon lambda-3-like, which produces MLHLGLTPLLVLVLGVSLGAAFPHDTLGKGCRLSQYQSIAPEQRHAVDRMRQEFVTTHKCNTKLFHRKWNAVNLPMSDRVLLVAAELNLTTAMLGLPAAPGFAELCREPLHFFRTAREAVQGCVDPSHQPSGRLRHWLHKLHNAMRAESTECLRATTILHVLQVLDNLRCAALQDKC; this is translated from the exons ATGTTGCACCTCGGCCTCACCCCACTGCtcgtgctggtgctgggggtcAGCCTGGGGGCTGCCTTTCCCCATGACACcctggggaagggctgcaggctgTCCCAGTACCAGAGCATTGCACCCGAGCAGCGGCATGCTGTGGACAGGATGAGACAAGAGTTT GTGACCACCCACAAATGCAACACCAAGCTCTTCCACCGGAAATGGAACGCAGTGAACCTGCCG ATGTCCGACCGAGTGCTGCTGGTGGCGGCCGAGCTGAACCTCACCACTGCCATGCTGGGGCTGCCCGCTGCCCCCGGCTTTGCCGAGCTGTGCCGGGAGCCCCTGCACTTCTTCAGGACCGCCCGGGAGGCcgtgcagggctgt GTGGATCCTTCGCACCAGCCCTCGGGCAGGCTGAGGCACTGGCTGCACAAGCTGCACAACGCCATGCGAGCG GAGAGCACGGAGTGCCTCAGGGCCACCACCATCCTGCACgtcctgcaggtgctggacAACCTGCGCTGCGCTGCCCTGCAGGACAAGTGCTGA